AACAAATTAAGTGTTCCTGATTGTAATTTTTCAAACTTGACAGGAAGTGATATGCAAAAGGAaaacaatgattttttttttttttattctacatGTTGCATTAGATGTGCAGGGAGTGTTACATATTTTTATGCATCTTGCCAGGATACACATCTTGCATGGATAAATCAGTTTTTGTGCATCTTGGGGCACCTTCCACCTGTTTATAGGTTTCATGCTAGAGCTTAATTACATGGAAGGTAATATGTTACCTCATCAAATAGTGACTGCCCAGATCATGAACTAGACCCATAGTaaataataaatgataaatttgTTCCTTCTTCCTACCTAAATTATGAATCTCAATTTTGGaagtgataaatcttctctttgcaCTGACTAGAAGAGAATTGCTCTGCTCTGGAAACTACATATCCTGCCTCTGCaaagcaaaataattttttaccatATCACATAACTTCACTGTTGGACCAAGGGTATGACTATATTTTCAGTTCACCAACTTGCAGAAGATTTTGACAAAAGCAGCTAAGGATATCTTGCTCAAGCTTGAAACTTTTTTCTCTTACTATACACGATTTCCCTTGCAATGTAATTTGCTGTTTGCATAAATGAAAACCATCTACCACAGACTCCATAGTCTGATCGCTCGGGTTTAATTTTGTCAACATATCATTAGGGAAATGACCAGAGAGTTGAAAACTTGAAACTACTTCTGACTATCAATGCATTAGTTCCTCTATCCATTTTAAACATGCAGTTATCATCACTTAACATTGTAATACATGAATTTCTGACAGTAATAACTATGTTTACATGGTTCTAAGGGACTTCAATTAAAGATGAAAATACATTTACCGATCTGATATACGTATATGTTTGCATGCCTAGCACATTTGTGTATgtttatgtatatatgcataagcATATGtagatacatgcatgcatacatacaaacATGTGTACATGTATTTATGTTGCAAGTTTTTAGCAAGCTCCAACCAAAGATGAACAACTCAAACATATGACATATGCATGCATGTAGCGATAGGAAAACAAAAATAAACTCAATTAATTATAAGAAATTCCAGATAACGCTCATTAAATGTCCTTTCCCTGTTAGTTACCTTGATTATTATTGGGTTATCATGAGGTCTAGTCCCAGATTGCCATGATGGTGAATCAAGTCCTGCCATGTAAAATAAGTCTAATCAATAAAAAAGGAGCACACAAAAATTAACAATATAAAAATCATGAAAGAATTGTGATATTGAAACATAAATAAGAGGTTAGTGAAGCAGAAAATCCCAATCATATTATGTAGAAACACAGCAAGTATTGTCTAAAATGTGGTGGAGTAACACCTATGCAAAACCGTCTCCTGATCTACTACTCATAAAAGTGAACAAGGTATCAATAAGTCATCGGATGAATGGAAGACCATACATAACCTTGATAATGTCACATTATCATTATGTATAACAGTCCAAAACCCAGTTCATAGCAACTAactgaaagataatttttttgcttttttcttgTGGAATTAGATGGTATTTTTTTTTGTCAGTTCTCTGTTGGTCTCTCTTGATGGCTTGAAGAATAAAACAAAACCTCTTGGCACAATGAAACGTGAGAGTTTCAaaactaccgaattttgtttcttattCTAAGCATCATTTCAGATCAAATGGGCACTAGATTAGCTTGCCAAATGGGGTTATGAATTGCCATGTCATTTATACCAGTGATCCTCAATCAGCAAGGTGCTGAAAAGTTGCTTGGGACTTTAAAAAAAAGGCATTTACATTTCAATTCTGGTGTTGTTGACAGTACTTTAGCAACTCATTGATGTTCAGTAAAACTCTAGCCTCTAGGCCTTTCCTGGTATGTTAAATAAAAAGTAATCATGCATACCTCCACGATGAAGCTGCTTGGATGAAATGAAATCCAGACACTCGTTCAGCTTCCCAGTCTCGAATTTTACAAAGTGGAGCCTTCCACCCAGAACTGGATAGCTCCTCCTGCTTCCTTTAGGGATTCCAAACCTCTTTTTTATTGATCTTTTCCTCTTATCATCAGGTGAATGTTCCTCATGTCGTGAGAAGTAAACCAACTTTATCAGAGAACCTAGCACCATAAATTTATCATAAGACACAGACATATCATACATCTGAAAGGTGATAATTGGAATATACATAAGTTTATGAAACCAAACACTTAAAGAAACAATATCCACCACTTAAATTCCATGTAATCTAAGTAATAATGTTTATGGATGTAATAAAAATGAATCAATAGCATCCATCCCTTCTACAGGTAAGGCAAgggaaaggaaaaaggaaggaaaaggaaaagaaaatactAGTTTTAAAccaatttaatatacctggagcACATTATCCTAATAAAAAGGTACCGTTCATCCGCAAAATTAGAGCAACAGAACCAGTAAAGAATAAAGGGAAGAGCAGACCTCCGATATCAAGGGCTAAGTGGGAGATGTCATCAGACTGGTTGGGCAACAGGATCGTCGGGTTCCGCTCCTCCCATTTGTCTTCTATTGTTGCCCTAGTGAGATCGAGCTGTGGCCTTAAGCTCGATTGATGCATCGGATTCAATGACATCGGTGAGATCTCCTTCGTCTCTTCCTTCTGCTCGTTATACTCTTTTGAATTCGCTCCTTTATTGTCAATTttgttgttgctgctgctgctcccAGCCATTACACCTCCTGCCTAATCCCAACTGCCTTAGCAACAGTCTTTTATGGCATATCAAAACCTTCAAACATACAACATACAGTGGACTgctacaacaaagagcacatgtTTTATGTTTGGTTTGCACTTCTTGCAGCATGATCGTGCATTAATCCCACCTAAGTGTAGCCATACGTTAAGTTATattttgttcaaaaaaaaaaaaatcagatagaaAAACTCAATTTTGCCTAAAAGCCATTATCCAACCAATTACTATGCTCTTTCCATCCTAAGATTGCTTGAAAAAGGTATAGACGTCTATAATATGATCCGCATCAAGAATACGTGCTTCTTCTGCACACACTATAAACGAAACaccaaaactatttttaaaaaatagcgAAAAGTCGGATCCACTCTAATCAAGATTAAATCTTCCACTGGAATCGGAATAGCAAATAGTCGATAAACTAAAAAAacttaaatatttagaaaaaaaaatcaagtagaaGAATCAAACCCACTTTTCAATCCGATAGACGACCGAAAGCACGAATACGGCGACAACCCAAGAAATACATAGCTCATTATCGAAAAAAACAATAAAAAGAACAGAAAATTACCTCGTACGCAGTTCTTGGATCGGAATTAGAGCTCAAAAAAGTAGAAATTTCGCAACGTATAGACCGGGGATTGGTAGATAAAACCTAGTCTGAGAAATTTAGAGTTTAAGAAGGGAAAATGTGAAAAGTAAAAAAATCAGGAGGGGAACTGGGGAAgcggattttctttttttttttttttttttttttttttttggtcaccaAGGTCCAAGGGTGGAGGAAGCGGGAGAGGGATGGGACCCCGGTGGagctttaaaatattttgagagatgGGATGTTGTCACGCTCCGGAGATGCGTATGGTGGTTTGCTGCCGTCCGTTTAACGATACGTGGTTGATCTGTTAGAATTTGCAAAAGACAAGACGGTCAATTTGACCGGATTCATGGTTGGAGTCATCAACTTGCTTATGGTTATTGCGAAAAACTAATGCATCGGCCGCCTATTCTCTTGACCGTATCTTCTTGGGGGGACCCACTGGTTACGTTTTGGTGACGAGTTTGTGTGTTTTGCATGAAATTATGGTATCAATTTATTGGCTGTTTAATTACGCAACGTGATTTTGTAAAAGCTTTCAAAATAtgacattatttttttttatgtttcaaaATTCTGAGACTTTCCGTAGATTATCAAATGCAAAAGAAGGTTGCTGGGACAATCCAACCGATTTTTGATTCTGACTCTAAATTGATcttatgaatataaaatatcgactaacaatcaatcgatcgatctataGTCGGCTATCTTCAGCCATCGACCAACTTAGATACGACAACTAGGCTAATCTTAGACCAATGACCATCGATATATCAGAGTTACTGATCGATGATTATTTGGATCTCCATAACTACTATCAATATACGATCGATGTATTATTATTATcgatatatagtcggcttatctgaaACTGTCAGTGCAGAAAGCGCATAtggccaaaatatgatcaatgatGGGTATAACTACCCATCCCATGATCACATAATATCAGAATATGCACGACGCACGTGTCTAACCGTAACAGATGGATACCAACTACtgatctataaaaggaggtaaatgaacaacATTTGGTAAGGCAATTATGGGCTGATACTCTGTCACTTTCAATAttctatctgctgttcaccactcccTACTGACTAAGCATCGAAAGGTTCCTGCCGGACACAATTTCGGTCagtatggacttcattttgcaggtactCTTTACCGGCAATAGACGCAACAGGAGATTGGCTGCAACAGAATGGCGCACCAGGAAGGGAGAATATACGAGCAACCATAGCTAAAACCAGAGCTCAGCATTCAAGGAGATCTGCGAGGCAGTCTTCCCACCAAAAAGATATTCCTTCCCCACCTCCATTGACAGAGCCTAGCTCTTCGTGTCCTGTAGTCACTACGGACGTACAAATTGCTGTCCTAATGCAACAAATGAATGTATTAATGGAGGCAGTCCACAGCCTCCAACAACAAGAAAAACAACAATAATAGCAACCGCCGGTGAAGAAGTCGGTGGCTCATTCAGTACCGTCTAGGCACAGCCGCCGTCCTCCACGATGTTCACCCTCCTCATCTCAAAGTGGTGACTATCTCGATACTCACATCGAGACGAGCAACCGCATTCTCAGCACTCCCATTGTGCTGCCCGTCCTTCGTGgcgatcttcttctccttcccatgtatatagtattaaaaaagaaaaaagatcgcaTGAACCTTCTCCTTCTCTATCCTCAAATTCTTCGATGGACTCTACCCCCGAATTATCTCAGCAACGACGGCTCGATGACTATGAGTGCAAATTCAAAGAGATCAACCACCAACTTATCCGACTTCAAGTGGAAGGTCAGAAATCTTCCAGCGACTATACTTCCacactgcccaacctctctctcaatGCATCCTGAATGAGCCGATTTTATCTCAGTTCAAGATGTCGCAGATGAAaccatatgacggctccaccgatccaattgatcacctagagagctacaaggctctcatgatgatccagggggcAACCGATGTCCTCTTATGCATCGGCTTTCCGACGACTATtcgaaaagctgctcgagcctggtattaTGGGCTTCAGTCGAGGAGCATAAACTTCTTCGAGCAGCTCGagtattctttcgtggcccacttcagtacTAGCCAAAGGGTACCACAGATATCTGACAATCTCTTCTCCGTTAAGCAAGGAGAAATAGAGATGttgagagattttgtggctcGCTTCAAAGtgaccacacttgaggtcagggacctcaatgaagatatggtcaTATCGGTCATGAAGAAGGGTCTGAAGGGATCCAGATTCACCTATTCTCTTGATAAGACTCTCTCccggacctatgctgaacttttaGAGTGCGCATAATATTCACGTGGATGAGGGTGCTTTTGACCGATGCCAGATAGAAGAAAAAGGTCAAaaaaagaagcagaaaaaagTGGAGCTCTAACTAAATCAAGTTGGTCAATcaccaataagcgagcttcacctcgaTGACAGAGTCCAAAGTCGAACAgctatggcaggtatgactcATATACTCTTCTTTCTGCTCTCCGTacgtagattttgatggagatcgaagaaaATGAGTATCTTCGACATCCCCCGCtaatgaaagcaccatcgaggagccATGACAGAAAAAAATACTGTCGATTTCATCATGATCATGGACACGATATCGAACAGTGCATCTAACTCAGGGATGAAATAAAGGCCCTGATTCGACGAGGCTATCTCGAAAAATTTCAACGAGAtcgtccgactcaacctcccaccgaccaacaGCCTCAGCCACAAGTTAAGGAAATAATCAACAATCGACCAACGATGAGAGTAATTAATATAATCTTCGAGCGATCGAAGGACTGGGGGGCAATTTTCGAAGAAGGGTCAATGAAGAAACGACAACTTGACAATGTAATTTCTTTTTCGAAAGATGATGTCTGAGAAATACGAACTCTCcatcatgatgatgctgtcgttgtCTCGATGACGAtaataaattatgatgtaaaaaaaaaattaattgataatggaagctcaattgatatttttttttactcgaTTTTTCTCGAATGTAACTATCAactgaccgactcagaagagtctcgatgtCATTAGTTGATTTTATTAGAGATGCAGTTATCGTAGaaagagaaattactcttcctTTAACTACGAGAATGGATCTATAATAAAATACTGTTCTCCTGACATTCACAATCATTCGAGTTCCATCGGCTTATAATGCCATATTTGGACGGCCTAGACTTAATGCCCTGAGAGCAGTAATTTCAACATACCATTTACTAATCTGATTCCCAATAAGAAATAGAGTCAGAGAAATATGTGAAGATCAACAACTTGCTTGATGTTGCTTCTTGGTTTCTATGCAGAATAATCGATCTGAAAACTCTTTGTCCAtcgataaattggaccaaagtGAAAATGAAGAATCGGGTGAACCAGCCGAGTAACTGGTTTCCATCctgttaaaagaagaagatcctgaaaAGATGGTCTAAAGTGGATCGTAGCCGTTTGATTCGGAGCGTCAACAACTGATAAATTTACTAAAAGCAAATAccaatatttttgcttggtcggcaacTGATATGTCAGGTATTTTTTTGGAAGTAATAACCCACTGACGGAACATTGATCCTAAAATTAGgccggtgagacaaaagaaaagatcttttgctcctaAAAGGCAGAAGATCATTGACGAAGAGGTCGACACGCTCCTCGCAGCTGGCTTtatcagagaagctaattatctcGATTGGCTCACCAATGTAGTGATGATGAGAAAAActaatgaaaaatagagaatctgcatcgactatacaaatctaaatgaagcttgttcgaAGGATAGTTTTTCTTTGCCAAAAGTCGACCAACTAGTTGATACAACTTTAGGACACCGActtttaagcttcatggatgcctttacaggatataatcagattcggatggcatccgaagatgagaagcacacagccttcataaccgacaaaggcatctactgttaTAAAATAATACCATTTGATTTAAAGAACACCGGAGTTACTTATTAATAGCTAGTCAATAAACTATTCAAAGCATAAATCGGATGAAATATGaaagtctacgtggatgatatgctggtgaaaagcttccaaccttttgatcatgtttaagatttggaagaagctttcgacacacttcgacgatatcagataaaattgaatccAACTAAATGTGCATTTGGAGCAACTTtcgaaaatttttttagatttcttgTATCACAATGAGGAATTAAAGTCAATCCTaagaaaataaaggctatcatcaatatgaagcatcttaacttcaagaaagagatacaacaacttaaCGGAAGGATCACCGTACTTAACCAATTTATCTTAAGATCAGCAGAAAGATGTTTGTCCTTTTTCAAGATCCTGAGACAAGCAAAAAACTTCTCATGATCAGACGAGTGCCGATAATCTTTCAAAGATCTAAAATGATATCTAGCATCTCCGCCACTACTTACAAAATTGAATGTGGGAGAAATTTTATATCTTTATCTGGCAACTTCAATAGAGATAGTTAGTTTGGTGCTCGTCTAGAaagatgaaaatcgaattcaacgaTCTATTTACTACACCAGCAAGATGCTTCATAATAccgaaataagatattcaaagacGGAGAAGATGATTTACGCTCTAATTATATCATCACAGCGACTTCGTCCATACTTCTAAGCACATCCCATTATTATCTTGACAGATCAGCCATTGAAGGTGATTTTATACTGACCTGATATTTCAAGTAGAATGACAAAGCGGGTAATAAAACTCagcgagtttgatattcaatatcgccCATGTCCATCGATGAAGGCATAAATTTTGGTCGATTTCATCACCAAGTGTACCATACCTGACAATAATCCTAAGGATGAATCCAATAATAAAATAAAGCAAGTTGAAACTCTTGAGTCCAACTTAACATTGGTataggtgctacatattgatggagcatctaacgcACAAGACATTAGAGCCGAcctcatcctcaccaattttgAAGGAATTATAACCGAATATGTCCttctatttaattttaaaattttaaataattaagtcGAGTATGAAGCTCTCCTAGCTGGCTTGAAGATTGTCAAAGAGCTTAACATTGACAACCTAAAGGTCTTCATCGACTCACAGTTGATTATCGGGCAAGTTAATGGCGAATTTAAAGTCCGAGACCCCGTTATggtgaagtatcttcagaaaatGAATGATCTTAcattaattctaaaatattttgagatctcttacATTCCAAAAATGGAGAATGCTAGAGCTGATATACTTTTCTGACTTACAACTACTTCATTCAACTCGCTGGGTCGGATATTCATCGAATATCTCAAGCAACCAAGCattgataaagtcgaagaagtgctacAAATCAATGACGAGCcatgctggatggacccgatcatctACTACTTGACTGATGAAACTCTATCTGCAGATCcttcagaagccaaacgacttagatggatggcctcacaatatattatgatgaatggacaactttataaaagatcactctctcttcccttactgaagtgtttgagACCAGCAGATGCTGACTATGCACTTTGAGAAGTTCACGAagagatttgtgaaaatcacttggaggGCAAATCTTTAGCTTATAAAGTTTTaagacaaggatattattggcccaccatgaagaagatGCAGCAGAACTCATCTGAAGATGTGAACCATGTCGAAGTATACAAATATACATTATCAACCGACCAGTCAGctgacatcaattgttgcaccatgacccttcgtataatggagaatcgacatactcgatcccTTCCTTCCAACATCTGGTCAAAGAAAATTCATAGTAattgccattgattacttcaccaaatgagtagaagctgaacctttggtataaatcactgaaagtaagatggaagacttcattcagaagtcaATTATATACAGATTCAGTCTACCATATACCATTATCACtgataatgatcgataattcgataatcaaaattttaaaaaattttgtgtgaaattttatattacgcacaaactcacatcagtcggccatccataATCTAACGATGAGGTGGAGGTAACCAACCGAATAATTCTATATAGTCTCAAAACtaaactgaatgaagctaaagacctctGGGTAGAAGAATtgtatccgatcttatgggcatatcaGACAACTCCTCGCATACCGATGAGAG
This genomic window from Elaeis guineensis isolate ETL-2024a chromosome 13, EG11, whole genome shotgun sequence contains:
- the LOC140853113 gene encoding uncharacterized protein is translated as MMIQGATDVLLCIGFPTTIRKAARAWYYGLQSRSINFFEQLEYSFVAHFSTSQRVPQISDNLFSVKQGEIEMLRDFVARFKVTTLEVRDLNEDMVISVMKKGLKGSRFTYSLDKTLSRTYAELLECA